Below is a window of Ahaetulla prasina isolate Xishuangbanna chromosome 1, ASM2864084v1, whole genome shotgun sequence DNA.
AGGATGTAATACATGTACTATTGTTTACATGTAAAACCTGtattctataaaaatttacaaaatgttcAAAACTAGAAGCAAAATCTGTTTGGATTTCAATATTAGCAACAGCATATCAAATAAACTGTTTTCAAAATATCTTTCAATGCCATAGCAGGAATTCAGTATTTAGGGCACAATACAGTAATACCCTTACTTGTTTTTCCTCTCTAAATAGGTTATGCTTGGGGAAAAATGGAACTTGAAGATAATCGCACAATCCTTAGTGATTTTGTGATGGTTGGGTTTACAACAGATCCATTTCTACGCACAATACTCTTTGTGGCATTCTTGACTTCATACATCCTAACACTGACTGGGAATCTGGGCCTCATGACACTGATCTACCTGGACTCCCACTTGCACACACCCATGTACTTCTTTGTGGGTAGCCTTTCCTTCCTGGATATCTGGTACTCCTCAGTCTACACTCCTCGGATCTTATTTGACTGTTTATCCAAGAACAACCGAATTTCCTTAGTTGGTTGTGCAGCCCAGTTCTTCTTCTTTGCTGGATTGGGCTGGAGTGAATGCTTCCTATTGGCTTTCATGGCCTATGACCGCTTTGTGGCCATCTGCAACCCACTCCTTTATGCCATTGCCATGCCCAAGAAGCTGTGTGTCCAGCTGGTGGTAGGAGCTTACATAATGGGGTTTGTCAATGCAATCATACATACCGGTAACACTTTCCGCCTACGCTTCTGTGGTAATAATATCATCAACCATTACTTTTGTGATGAGCCACCACTTCTGAAGATGGCCTGTGATGACACAAGAGTATATGAACTCATTGCGATTGTTATCATTGGTTTCAATCTGCTGGCAGCCACTGCTGTCATTATGAAGTCCTATACTGGTATTGTGGTAGCCATTATTCGCATCCGTTCGGCTGCAGGGAGAGGCAAAGCTTTCTCCACTTGCTTGGCTCACCTGGTCTCTGTCTCCCTTTTCTATGGCACCATGCTCATCATATACTCCACACCTAAATCTTATCACACTCCAAATTGGGACAAGACAAATGCTTTGTTCTATACGGTAGTCAATCCTCTGATCAACCCTTTGATTTACAGCTTACGGAATAAAGATGTAAAGGCAGCCTTCAAGAAAATCTGGGGGAAATTCACAGCACCCCAATGAATAGCATTGTTACATTCCTTCTTTAGGGTAGACTCCAGATGAGGAAATTAACCTCTGGGCTCCAGTGTCTGCCAGCCAGCTACCACTTTCCTTTTTTGCTGCTTCCCCCACTTGCTTCCTTGGTAAAAGAAAGTGGAGAAAGTCAATTGTCTAGAATCAAAGATTAAGCAATCAATCTCTATGCTCAGATTCCCCATGTATACTTTTCTTAATCTGTGATATTATTCCATATGTATATTTTCCTAATCTTCTTCTAATCTGGCAGCACCCTGACTTTTTATTTCAGACTTTTTAAATTGCTCTAGtagtttttaatttgctttttgttatttttgatgTTGTAACTTTTATTGCTGCTAGTCTGGTAGTGTAGCCACTAAATATGTTTAGGCTCTCATTGGTTGGAGGTTTGCATCTATTCCAAATTCTCATAATAGCACATCTAATAAAATGATTTtgcaaatataattaatattgacTTCATCATACCATAAGCATCTATCCCATCCAAATCTCAAGTCATGTCTTTCTAACTTCAAAAGCCTTCTATTTCTCAGCAACATCCAttcctttatagaatagaatagaatttttattggccaagtatgattggacacacaaggaatttgtcttggtgcatatgctctcagtgtacataaaagaaaagataccttcatcaaggtacaacacttactgttagattcgggcaataacgaggcaggagaccaggatagtgacaacagctctttactatatggtgacccCAGCCAcctgggctgggaaaaacctctctttatatacagtatagccggtggcttcaaccaatcagcaacgtgctattttcccgccaaaacttttaaagatacattacactccttccctcccagaaaacactttaccaatatttacataatttttacatcttatttctcaacgtaatcacgcaagtagactgggcgtctcctgactctttcagacctgcgcaattcattctctgggagtgagtcgagctggccggagggactgttcgttcctctcagctcctcctctaggccatccggccctggattatttgcagagttgtccctgctgtcttcaggaggaaccgattGGCGTCGCTGTACCTCCTGGAATTCAGGTAAGTCctgcgttagccccgggtttgtGTTAGTTGCGGATTCTAACAatgaatagtcagggcatgtttcgcCTGATTCTGTATTGcttgttatgcgttttcttatctggtctatatggcgcttccatacccggccatcttccaactctattagatatgactttggtcctgttatttctaggattgttcctgctaaccaggttgggccctcgctgtagttgtgtgcccacactaggtcgcctgttgccatccctcttgttttaccgtgtgcccctttgtaaccgtctggtgtgtagtttgggtttaaacggtctagtgggcacctaagcttccgacccattaatagctcggccgggctgcggccagttgtgacacagggggttctgtgttggactgctaaatatgtatcaatttttgtttgccaatcgcctggcctgattctggacaatgcttcctttgcgctccgaacgaaacgttctgcaaggccgttcgtcgcagggtggaaaggcgccgagaggacatgtcggatgccctcctctgccaagtacccctcaaactgggttgccgtgaattgcgggccgttatcggagactaacgtgtcgggcaacctgtgggttacaaataggtgccgtaggactgaaatcacggcctcggctgtcatggattttatgagaatgatttccagccatttggagtaggcatcgactactaccaaaaaagtttggccgtggaaggggccggcaaaatcgatatggatcctagaccaggggccctggggtctctcccattcccgaattggggccgttgggggtagcggtctggactcctggcaggcctggcatttccctaccctttcagcaatttccgagtccattaagggccaccacacatagcttctcgctagacccttcattctcacgatccctgggtggccttcgtgaaggagatccaatacctttttcctcaatttctctgggatcaccactcgatccccccatagcaggcaccccccttgagccgagagttccccacgtttttttacaaactctttaaaccgctcgcccggcgcagcgggccaacctctttgtacccaaccaatcacagttcttattgtaatgtccttatacgaagcccgagccacctctttggatgtgactgggccagagtccaaagagtcaattagcagaactggtatccccggagtggggtcttcgatagtctctggtaacgggcatctgctcagggcgtctgcatgccctaattcctttcctggccggtgtagtaatttgtaggaatacgctgccaggaagatagtccatcgggtcagtctgggcgaaagtgccacgggcgttgggcggtcgcctgccaacaaacCTAGCaatggtctatggtccgtgatgatttcaaaatcacgaccaaatacatattcatggaatttctttactcctgagactatagccaaggcttccttatcaagctggctataattcctttcagttgatgacatggttcgggagtagtatgcaataggggcttctgtgccatttggtaacctgtggctgagcacagcccccaccccatagggagatgcatcgcagcttaacactaatggcagcgtgccattgtattggataaggaggctatcactcgttaggagattctttaccccttcgaatgccctagcttccgcctttccccaagaccatgcagccgtctttgctaataatttatgcagcggctcggctactgttgccttattccttaagaatactgcgtagaagttgactagacctaagaatgcctgcaactccgttttgttctttggaaccggggccttcctgatggcccgtaccttgctctcagtggggtgaatcccttccctgtctatccggtagcccaggaattccacagactcaaccccgatctggcatttgtttagtttaaccgtgagaccggcagaccggaaaatgcccaaaacttttcgcagcctcgcccctaattcctctaggttttcagcggataccagtacatcgtcaaagtatggtaccacccctggtaggccctgcaatagccgctccatcaggttctgaaataaccctggagccacactaaccccaaactgtaaccgggtacacttaaaagcccctctgtgcatcacaattgtctgcgcttcggctgtgctgctatctacgggcagctgttgataggcttgggccaagtctagcttggcaaaaacttgcccttgccccattgagtgtaGCAAGTGCTGTatcaccggaacggggtaagcactcttttgcaacactttgttaagcgttgccttgtagtcagcgcaaatccggaccgatccgtccggtttgactggggtgactatgggggtctcccacttagcatggtcaactggcactagaattccctggtttactagcttgtccagttcccggtcaatcctgggctttagggcgaacgggacccttctagcctttagacggataggggcaacttggggatcTAGGTTAaatgagataggggtccccgtgtacttgcccaggcagtctctgaaaacgtccccaaattctttcacgagtgcgtctttgaggtcgacttcgtttctgaagattccagtcactcccatgcccaatgctcggaaccagtccagtcccaacaagcttggcagggtcccatcgacgatggtgatgggcagagttttcctgtattgtccatactcgacgtggacggatgttacccctcggacggggatgcgattcccctggtagtcttgtacccttaatttctgtggttgcagtttgcgctttgcgatggcgggtaaggctctcacgagagtgtcccaggacatgatcgtgatcgatgagccggtgtccacctctaatcggcacggcaccccctcaatctttgcctttgtaaagatttttttttctaggcgagttgatgcgtggcccactctcacgacagtctgattcaacttcgcgccttttaaactgaccactcgcgggccgcttcgccgttcccacgctctgattggccggtttgaatttttggcgggaaggttggggagctcgacagacctgtgctaggtgccccttcttttcgcaacgccgacaagttgcatccttaaatctgcattgttgtcgttggtgttgccctccgcaactcgcgcagtcacctcggtcgtctttctccggcctcccggtgtggaagactccttcctcctcctcaccgtccgattcggcctggacctcttcatggtggaccggggttgatttcgccccggccgttggtgtgacttgcttttgtagggtttccgccgcttgggtagacatctcgtgagccctggcttcgtccaaggcgtttgccagtgttaggttgcttttagacagcagccgcctccgcaaacggatgtccctgaccccgcggatgagttgctccagcaatgcctcatccaagtctcggtactcgcaatgttttgaggctttcctcagggcggccatgtatgcgctgatggactcgccttcttgctgtctgcgctccccgaattcgaaccgttgcacatacttggatggcattggtgcaaaatgggcttttagtaaagtctgcagagtttgccacggtaccgactgtaccggtgttggctcagctagggattctgcggtgtcgaaaacttctggaccgcagtggctcaggaaataggctcgtttcctgttgtctgaaactccttggagttcgttcgcctcgaggaaacactcgaagcgagccatgtatgacccccatttttccttagctgggtcgaatggcgctggcggtgtgtagccggacatcgctgctttccgcccttgtttgctgggttcgcgtcttcctggtgagttcagctcttttcctggcgctcttagcctcgagatcccaccttcgtcgccagtgttagattcgggcaataacgaggcaggagaccaggatagtgacaacagctctttactatatggtgacccCAgccacccgggctgggaaaaacctctctttatatacagtatagccggtggcttcaaccaatcagcaacgtgctattttcccgccaaaacttttaaagatacattacacttacaacacttaatgatagtcataagctacaaataagcaatcaggaaacaaattaAATTCATACAAATTAAACCAGAACCTGAAAAATATAATCACAAATCAGGTAAACCCAATTGTCTTTATTTTGCATCTTATAACATATAAGATTCTCAAAAGATATAACTGTTCAAATACATTTCAGATATAACTATTGTTGTTTGTATGGCATGGATGTCGTTCCTGGACTCTGTACCAAGGACACATCAAACATCTGGAGATGTTTCACATGTGCACCCTCTGCTCTATCCTTGGCATAAGACTCTGAGTCCAACCTGAAGGTCCTGAATCATGAAAGTCCACCATGTTGACTCCCTGATTATCAGAGTTccagtttgggggagggggatgtaTCTTAAGAATGGATGACCACTATATGCCTCTCCAGTTGCTGAATGTTGTACTAAAGACTGGGAAGAGACCTCAAGATAATCTATGCTAGCACTAGAAAGACACTATGAAGGGAACTCTATGCCTCTTGACATCCAGCCAAAGGAATGAGAAGCTCTGGCTTCTGACAAAACCTGCTGCCAAGCCCTGTGCTATGAAGGCTGCACTGGCTTTGAAGACAGATGATAAAAAAAGCTGACAGAAAACCCTGAGCAACATCATTAAAATAATGCCCACAATTACTACAACAATGGACTTCCAGTGCCCCCACTGTGCCACAGTTGAGACTTTGCCCTTTCAGACTGGGACTTCAGAGCCACCTCCACAGATCCATAGATGAATTCCACAATAATATCTTCTTGGAACCCAAAGGTCTACCCATACAAATGTTTGGTGtataacaatacaaacagcaggtTTTCTTGTTGGGGACTTTTGTGCCACTCCTCCCACCAATTTTATACCCCCTCCCTGGCTTATAAAACAAAACCTTTATGGTTACCTCAGGatggtgattttttcccccccagactgTGCGTGAATAGCAAATACTTAATGTTaaaggtaatctgggttcacaaccaaggttgtggactgttgagcagagtaccctacgcatgaaaacgactgagactggttgtatacaataacagtcacttgcagacaaactggggtttgatattcctttacttttagggaaaaggcaaagtcatagtccaaaaacaattccaggtcatacacatataaagtcagtcagggatgttacaaatcccaagtcttcttaccaacgtagacttgcacaacaaacaaagcTCTccaaaaacacagttcaattcacaacagtcagtatcttgaggaatcagtaactagccatgatcaagcaacgatcataaagctcaaatttacagttgcagcatgtcatcaggttacaatgctgtagtgtCCTTGTAGATTCctcaacaagccataatttagtagttgttttatacattggctacagagctcaaccaatcaggatgcttgcatgatgcagcacagccttaaagcaatatcatgcctttctacaaatatacatagttagtttatatattgcctggccaactagttaggcaaataacaatttcctgacatacTCCCCTTTGGAGAGGACAATATATAATGGCTTATAATCTCAGCCCATAACTCTCACAACATATTTTATGTCTGATTGCACCCTGCGGTTTTGTAAAATTATCAGCGATATTATTTTCTGATATACAATACTTCAGTTGTATCGTATTATCCTGTATACATTGCCTTACATTTAGGTATCTAATGTCAGTATATTTAGATCTTGTTTTAACAGCTAAATCCATtgccattttaatagcagcttgaTTATCTTCAAAAACAACAATTGGATTACATATACTTAAACCTATATCTAACATCAATTGTCTATAGTAGATTAATTCTGTGCACAATAAAGACAAACAGGAAAATTCAGCTTCCATTGTCGACAAAATTATGTGCTTTTGCCTGATAGATTTCCACCCAATTAATGCATTTCCTAACATTATTGCGATACCTGATGTAGATTTTCTCGTAGCTAAATCGGTAGCAAAACTAGCATCAGCATATGCAGTCAGTATAAGATCACAGTTAGGTTCTAGATATAATGCGTAATGCATTGTTAACTTCAAATATCTCAGTATTTGTTTTGCAGCTTGCCAATGCCTTTCAGTTGCTTCTGCATTATATCTAGCTAATTGGTTAACACAATAGGAAATATCAGGTCTAGACCAATTACTAATGTAAGATAAACTACCTATCAAGGATTGATAAATCTCCCTGCTGAATACAAGACTTTGTATATCACCGTGTTTAAAATCCTGACTCATAGGTGTTTTTGCTGGTTTACACAGTTCCATATTGTAACGTTTCAGTAATTGGCTAATTTTACTAGATTGGGACAGTTTGTATCCTCTAGTTGTTTTCTCAATATCGAGACCTAAATAGTGTTTAATATTGCCAAGATTtcgtatttttaatttcttctgcaacaaaacaacaagTCCTCTTGCTTCCTTTTCAGTTTTTGTTATAATGGCAatatcaccgccctgagtcttcggagaagggcggtagaaaaatacgaataataaataaataaataaataaataaataaataaataaataaataaataaatatcgtcTGTAAACAAGAGTAAAAATGAAACCAAACCATCTTTCTCTCGTTTAAAGAGACATTTATGGGCTATACTTGCTCTAAAACCTATGGCATTTAATTCTTTAACTATACATTTATTCCGTTCAAACCCTGATTGCTTCAGACCATAAagactctttttttaatttccagtaATCAGTTTGCCCACTTGTTCTAATACCTAATGGTTTTTTCATATAGATATCATGATGCAAAGGTGCATGTAAATATGCTGTCTCAACATCTATATGAGTGATCTGATATTCATTTTTTGTTGCCCACACGAACATTGCTCTCAATGTGGTTGCTCTCAAACTGGGAGCAAAAACTTCATCATAATCTTTATCAGACTGAGCAAGGCCCTGAGCAACTAATCGTGCTTTATGGGTTACAGTTCCATCAGCACCAGTCTTTAATTTATAAATCCATCTACAACCAATTAACCGTTCCCCTGGTAGTAACTTAACATTTTCATACACACCTAACTCGGTTAATGAATTCAGTTCTTTATCCATAGCTTCTTTCCAAGCTAATTGGTCCTTTTCAGGATACATCCTAATATCATTATAGTTAGAAGGTTCTATGTTTATTTGACAAACAACGTTCGCTTGATATCTATCGGGTGGACGCCTTACCCTTGTAGATCTTCTAGGTAACACAGGATTCGTAACTGGCCTTTCATCAAATTCCTCCCCTaaactttcttctccttttataaTAGATTCTACTTCATCTATTTCATCTTCAGGGGTATTATTGAATATTTGATTATCAATAATAACATTATCCTCCTTTCTGTAATTAGCTTGCTCAAGCTTATCCCAACCTTCATGCTCCAGGAATTTTGCACTAGCACTACGATAAATACTAGTGGTACCTGGGGCCCAAAATCTAAATGATCTGTGATTAGATTCATACCCAACAAAAAACTCTTGGTTGTCTCTTTTGCCTTAATTGCGATGGTATATGAATCCAAGCAGGAGCACCAAATGTATGTAGCTAGCTTAGATTTGGTTACCATGCCAAAGTGTAAATGGTAATTCACCAGTAGATGAATTCACTACATTGTTTAACACATGGTTAGCACACATTATGGCTTCACCCCAAAGTGATTCTGGTAGACTAGAATCTGCTAACATAGATCTAGCCATGGCTTGCAGTGTTTGACCTCTGCGTTCTATGTAAGCGTTATGTTGTGGTCGATAAGGGGCAGAACATTTATGTTCAATACCTGCCTCCTGCAACATTTTCTCTAATCTAAGATTAGTAAACTCAGTGCCATTGTCTGTTACTAAGCAAATGTTTCTGTTTCCTCTCGACAAATTTCAGCCAGTTTGCCATATGCTGAAATGTTTCAGACTTTGTTTTCATTAAGTAACAGAAACCATACCTAGAGAAATGATCAACTAAGCTCAGTATATAGCAGGCTCCCCCTAAACTGGGTTTTTTAGGTCCAATTAGGTCTGCAAATACTACCTATAGTGGTCGTTTAGTTTTGAATCCGTTCTTTCGGTTTGCTGGGGttactttgcttttttcttgATTGCAAGCATTACAATTGAGGTACTTAGTACATGGTTTCAACCTTATTCCCTCAGATAATGCTACTGTTTTTTTCAATGCTTTAAAATTTGTAAGGCCTAAGCGTCAATGAAGTAGATGAATACATTCCTCATGTGGCTTCTTATTATCATAAACTGAGTTAGCATTAGTCACTACAGCTGGATTCTCCTTCAATATGAATAAATGCTTTTCTAATTTTGCAGTAACACATTTACCTTCCTTTTCTATTAGGCATTTATCTCTCCTAAAGGTTATTACAAATCCAGCTTGTGCTAAGGCTTTAACAGATAATAGGTTGTATTTTAGctgtgtgtatatttgtgtgtgtgtgtgtgtgtgtgtgtgtttcctagAAAGAATTTGCCAAATTATATGTCTTTAACTTTTAGGAACATAAGAAATtgaaggaaaaaagggggaattgTATTCAAGGAACTGATTTTAAAAGctccataaaaataaaatatttttaagaatagaatagaatagaatagaatagaatagaatagaatagaatagaatagaatagaatagattagatttttttattggccaagtgtgattggacacacaaggaatttgtcttggtgcatatgctctcagtgtacataaaagaaaagatacgttcatcaaggtgcaacatttacagcacaattgatggtcaatatatcaatataaatcataaggattgccagcaacaaagttacagtcatacagtcataagtggaaagagattgatgatgggaactatgagaagattaatagtagtgtagatttagtaaatagtttgacagtgttgagggaattatttgtttagcagagtgatggccttcggggaaaaactgttcttgtgtctagttgttctgtagtgtgcagtgctctatagcgtcattttgagggtaggagttgaaacagtttatgtccaggatgcgaggggtctgtaaatattttcacggtcctcttcttgattcgtgcagtatacaggtcctcaatggaaggcaggttggtagcaattattttttctgcagttctaattatcctctgaagtctgtgtcttacttgttgggttgcagaaccgaaccagacagttatagaggtgcaaatgacagactcaataattcctctgtagaactgaatcagcagctccttgggcagtttgagcttactgaggtgTAAggcaccaattttttaaaaaaatccacaatatttaatatatttttagggTTTTCTTTATTTCATAATGCAGAATATGATGaagccataattattctctttagtTAGTTTTGATTTGAATCTGTATAGGCTTAGAACCAGGACTCAAATCAGGTTAACCGTCCACTCTAACTAGCAGCTTTCTTATTGATctggtttttttctctctgttgtctttgctattttcttttcttttcctttttatgttTTTCTCTAAAAtctatttaaacaaataaatagttttttattataataataaaaaggttgGCTATTATCAAGTATAAACACCACTGTTTCTTCCAGAAAGGGCCCTGAGACAAGTGATATAAGGTGGaatactaaataaatacataaaatgactGAACTTCTAATGTGGAAGATGATTGTTTACTTGAAGATCTCGAGTAGGGAATGGTGGTTTTTCCCCAATCTTTTCTTAGATGAAATTCCCTTTGGTAAATTTAAGAAAAAACGTTTGGCATGATACTAATGTTCCATTTTCAGATCATCAGAGGAAAGACTCAGTCTAAGTACTTCCACTGGGAACTGAGGCTACTTAATTTGAAGGTATATTGTGCTCACCCTATTTAGGAAAACAAGGCTCCCATTTATGGTGATCTGTTAGCTCGTCCAAACAGACTTAGTGGGAAGACATACTCCATTTCATTCAGGTAAGTTTGGCATCTCCAGGTttaatttagggcaggggtccccaaacttggcaactttaagacttgtggacttcaactcccagaattctccagccagagaattctggaatttgaagtccacaaatcttaaagttgccaagtttgaaaacctctGATTTAGGGAGATTCCCACCAAGATTTTAATTTCCCCAGCTGGAACTTAACTAATTCTAAAGTGTTCAAAGGCAAATTACTTTTCTGACTTCCGATTCACCCCAGAAGCAggtccatgcatccatgcatggTGAGCCTTCAATTTCTTCTCACTTTCTCTAACAAGCAGGTAGGAGTCAAACCTGCCTCTGACACATGCCTTAAAACAGGAtttgaaaaacaaagtccaggtaGAGCTCTGAGAAAAGACTGAGAAAGCTTTTCACAGCACATCTTTAGAATGTTTAATTACCTAAACTGCTGTCTTCTATGAAGTGGAAAGAGAATTACGTCCACCTCTGAGGAAAGGGGACAATAATTTGGATCTAAGCAGAAGATGGCACCCCCTGTTGAGATGAGTCTCAGGAAGAATCTTGGATGAAAAACATGAGGAAAGAGGGCAGATCTTGGCTGGAAATGAAGTCACTCAGTAACAACAGGAAGAGGGGTGCA
It encodes the following:
- the LOC131184091 gene encoding olfactory receptor 9G4-like, giving the protein MELEDNRTILSDFVMVGFTTDPFLRTILFVAFLTSYILTLTGNLGLMTLIYLDSHLHTPMYFFVGSLSFLDIWYSSVYTPRILFDCLSKNNRISLVGCAAQFFFFAGLGWSECFLLAFMAYDRFVAICNPLLYAIAMPKKLCVQLVVGAYIMGFVNAIIHTGNTFRLRFCGNNIINHYFCDEPPLLKMACDDTRVYELIAIVIIGFNLLAATAVIMKSYTGIVVAIIRIRSAAGRGKAFSTCLAHLVSVSLFYGTMLIIYSTPKSYHTPNWDKTNALFYTVVNPLINPLIYSLRNKDVKAAFKKIWGKFTAPQ